Proteins encoded in a region of the Geobacillus genomosp. 3 genome:
- a CDS encoding Uma2 family endonuclease — translation MKIESWKEGGFVNVPEKQAVSLEEFYRMRETTDRILEYIAGAVLMPPSPSTQHQRISGRLYVKLFHFVEKKPCEVFHAPFDIELKSERIEGKTIVVPDLTVICDQSGLTDTKFVGVPTLIIEILSPSNQAHDLVFKLNLYMQYGVHEYWIVNPMHSVVQVYSLNDDGQYEQAGVWKETGMACSRTLDGFSVDVEQLFRP, via the coding sequence ATGAAAATAGAAAGCTGGAAAGAAGGTGGTTTCGTGAACGTTCCGGAAAAACAGGCGGTGTCGCTTGAAGAATTTTACCGCATGCGGGAAACAACCGACCGCATTTTAGAATACATTGCTGGCGCCGTGTTGATGCCTCCCTCCCCTTCGACCCAGCACCAACGCATATCGGGGCGATTGTACGTCAAACTGTTCCACTTTGTAGAAAAAAAGCCGTGCGAAGTGTTTCATGCCCCTTTTGATATCGAGCTAAAGAGTGAGCGGATCGAAGGCAAGACAATCGTCGTTCCGGATTTAACCGTGATTTGTGATCAAAGCGGATTAACGGATACAAAATTTGTCGGCGTTCCAACGTTAATCATTGAAATTTTAAGTCCTTCCAACCAGGCGCATGATCTCGTGTTCAAATTGAACTTGTATATGCAATACGGAGTCCATGAATATTGGATCGTGAACCCTATGCACTCTGTTGTGCAAGTCTACTCGCTCAATGACGATGGACAGTATGAGCAAGCCGGCGTCTGGAAAGAAACCGGCATGGCATGTTCGCGCACGCTTGACGGTTTTTCTGTTGATGTAGAACAACTATTTCGTCCTTGA
- the pdxK gene encoding pyridoxine/pyridoxal/pyridoxamine kinase, which translates to MTMPKALTIAGSDSSGGAGLQADLKTFQELGVYGMTAITTIVAMDPHNRWAHQVFPVDLATIEAQLETIIVGVGIDAFKTGMLPTTDIIELAARTIEKHGLKNAVIDPVMVCKGADEPLHPENTVCYRETLVPKATVVTPNLFEAAQLSGLPRIETVEDMKEAAGRIHELGAQYVIVKGGRKIPHDYAVDVLYDGKTFELLESERIDTTYTHGAGCTFSAAIAAELAKGRPVKDAIATAKAFITAAIRHSFPLNEYVGPTHHGAYRRYEGK; encoded by the coding sequence ATGACCATGCCAAAAGCGTTAACGATCGCCGGCTCGGACAGCAGCGGCGGCGCCGGGCTGCAGGCGGACTTGAAAACGTTCCAAGAGCTTGGCGTATACGGCATGACGGCGATCACGACGATCGTCGCCATGGATCCGCACAACCGTTGGGCGCATCAAGTGTTTCCGGTGGACTTGGCGACGATCGAAGCCCAGCTTGAGACGATCATCGTCGGCGTCGGGATTGACGCCTTCAAAACAGGCATGCTTCCGACAACGGATATCATTGAATTGGCGGCGCGCACCATTGAAAAACATGGATTGAAAAACGCTGTCATCGACCCGGTTATGGTATGCAAAGGGGCGGATGAGCCGCTCCACCCGGAAAATACGGTGTGCTACCGGGAAACGCTCGTGCCAAAAGCAACGGTCGTGACGCCGAACTTGTTTGAGGCGGCACAACTCTCCGGCCTGCCGCGCATCGAAACCGTCGAGGACATGAAAGAAGCGGCCGGACGCATTCATGAGCTCGGAGCTCAATATGTGATCGTCAAAGGCGGGCGGAAAATTCCGCACGACTATGCGGTTGACGTCCTTTACGACGGCAAAACGTTCGAACTGCTTGAGTCGGAACGGATTGACACGACGTATACGCATGGCGCCGGCTGCACGTTCTCGGCCGCCATTGCCGCCGAACTGGCAAAAGGCCGGCCGGTGAAAGACGCCATTGCGACAGCCAAAGCGTTCATCACGGCGGCGATCCGCCATTCGTTCCCGTTAAACGAATACGTCGGCCCGACACATCACGGCGCATACCGCCGCTATGAAGGAAAGTAG